Genomic segment of Coffea arabica cultivar ET-39 chromosome 1e, Coffea Arabica ET-39 HiFi, whole genome shotgun sequence:
GAGTGGTGGCGGAGGATGGCAAAAACCGGTCTCCGAGATAGGCATGGTTGGTTTTGCTCAGAAGCAAAAGCTGGTTTGATGGCGGTTATGCTTTTGGAATCATGATGTCTTTGGAAATATCTTCTCCAAGGTGAAAACAGCCGAGGAGAACTACAAGCTAAGGGAAGTGGAGTTTGATACCAACAAAGACGATTTGTCAAGGTTGCGGTTGAATAAAGCCCGACCTGTTTTCTCCCGTGAACTTGTGGTGGAATGTTCTTATTGGCGCCAAAAGTCGAATATCAGATGGTTGAAAGAAGGGGATGCTAACACAGCGTTCTTCCATGGGGTTGTTAGGCAAAGGAGAAATATGAATTTTATCTCGGGTCAAAGAGAAGGATGGCTCGTGGGTAGATTCCGTGGGGCTTATTCAAGTGTCAGCAATAGCTTTTAATTCTCAACTATTTGAATCGGAAGGTCGACCTAGAGCCCCTCAATTTAATTTTGAGGTCCCCAAGGTGACGGATGTGGATAATGCCATGCTTCTTGCACTTCCTTCGTTAACGGAGTTAAAAGAGGTGGTATTTTCAATGGACATCAATAGCACGCCTGGGCTAGATAGATTTGGAGCTGGATTTTATCAGTTATGCTGGGATATCATCAAAGTGGATCTGTTGCAAGTAatacatgattttttttttcctgggaGTAGAGCAACCCAAGTACTAGTCTAGTTCCCTCCTACTTCTCCTTCCAAAAATTGATGGAGCTCATCAATGGAAGGATTTCCGTCCAATTAGTCTATGTAATGTGTCTTCAAAAATTATCTCTAAAGTTATAGCAAATCGGATTGGTTGGTTGCTCCCTTCTCTTATTTCTTCGTGGCAAACGGGGTTTGTACCGGGTAGGGGTATTGTTGATAACGTGCTATTGGCCCAAGAGTTGATTTTGGATTTGGACAGACAACTAAGCATTCCAAATGTTATTCTCAAGCTTGACATGAAGAAGGCTTATGATCAAATGGAATGGTCCTTTCTGAATACTATGTTGCGAATGTTCGATTTTGGAGAACAGGTAGTTAATTTACTGTTCCGAACATTCGCGAACTCATGGTTTTTGGTCCTAATCAATGGTGAACCTTCAGGTTTTTTTAAATCCACGAGAGGGGTTAGAAAAGGGGATCCCCTATTTCAAACCTTGTTTCTGTTCGTGGAGAAGTTTCTCGGCCGAGGGCTACATCAGTTGTTCTTGGGAAATGAGCAATGGTTCTATGGTTCGGCTGGGGGTAAGGTTCCCTACCTTGCTTTTGCTAACGACCCTATCATTTTCACTAGGTGTGCTGCAGGGTGTTTACAGGCTATACTTGATTTTCTGGGGAACTGTCAGTCTTATTCGGGACAAAAAGTTAATATAAATAAAAGCTCCTTTGTTTGTTCTCCTCGAGCTAGGGCTGAGCATTTGACTTTGGTATCTTCTATCCTTGGTTTTTGTCAGCAGTCTTTTCTGATGCAATATTTGGGGTTCCCGCTGGTGAAGGGTTAGTTGAAATGTATGGTGTTCGACGGtcttatttcaaaaatttcggCAGCCCCTCTTccattggagttccaaattgCTCGACATGGGAGGCAAAAATGTCCTCATCCGACATGTGCTAAGTTCTCTCCCCATGTATTTGTTGCAAGGGGTGCAGCCTCCTAAGGCAGTATTAAGGACGCTTGGGAGGATTTGCAACTTTTTCTTGTGGGACAATAGTGCGGAGTCAAAGCTGCTTCATTAGGTTGTGTGGGACTGGTTGTGTTTTCCCGAGGAAGAAGGGGGGGTTGGGGTTCTGATCTTTCTCAGATGTCTCACGTGCCTTTGCATGTAAATTGTGGT
This window contains:
- the LOC140016101 gene encoding uncharacterized protein; this translates as MSDFNQLEVVKHFLRFDKAAGFAQDKIWCLWGEEFGIVFIEHAEQLAHARIMFRSGFSFESSGVYAKCTRVGRRPLWEAMELLNGDMVRPWMAVGDFNVVSSAGEQVGGSSVNMRNVDEFNTAMFNYGLASMEFEGQPFTWTNGVMWQRLDRALVNARWMDCYPVTKVMHLARGRSDHSPLLIKCKDDRVKTAEENYKLREVEFDTNKDDLSRLRLNKARPVFSRELVVECSYWRQKSNIRWLKEGDANTAFFHGVVRQRRNMNFISGQREGWLVVIANRIGWLLPSLISSWQTGFVPGRGIVDNVLLAQELILDLDRQLSIPNVILKLDMKKAYDQMEWSFLNTMLRMFDFGEQVVNLLFRTFANSWFLVLINGEPSGFFKSTRGVRKGDPLFQTLFLFVEKFLGRGLHQLFLGNEQWFYGSAGGKVPYLAFANDPIIFTRCAAGCLQAILDFLGNFFSDAIFGVPAGEGLVEMYGVRRSYFKNFGSPSSIGVPNCSTWEAKMSSSDMC